CGAACGACCCGGCGTCGAGCGCCCGCCCGATCAGCCCGACCAACTCGGCCAGCTCAACGGGCACGGCGGAGGAGGGCCCGGAGGAAGCGGGCGGAGCGGACGGGACGGGAGCGGGGGCGACGGGAGCTGCGGCGGGGACGGGATCAGGAACCGGCGCGGGGGCGAGAGTTGGGGCGGGAGCGGGAGTCGGGGCCGGGGCCGGGGCGGGAGCCGGCACCGGGGTGGGAGCCGCAGCCGGGACGGGATCAGGAACCGGCGCGGGAGCGAGAGTTGGGGCGGGAGTCGGAACCGGGGCGGGGGCGGGAGCCGGGACCGGGGCAGGAGCCGGGACAGGCGGCGGAACCGGAGCCGGGGCCGCCGCTTGCAGCGGGGCGGCCGGGTACGCCTCCAGGCCGGGGCCAGGCACAGGCCCAGGCCCAGGTCCGGGTACAGGGCCGAGGTCGTACCCAGGTCCGGGCACAGGCCCGTGCCCGTGCCCCTGTCCCGGTACAGCGCCCGGTCCAGGTCCAGCGCCCGGTCCCGGAACCGCTCCGGACGGGGCAGGGCCCGCGCCCGTCGGCGCGACCGGTGCCTGGACCGGCGTCGCGGGCGGTGCCGTGGGCGTCGTCGGGCCGGGCAGGACCTCGCTTGAGCCGTCGGGCGCCACCGACAGATACGTCGTGCTGCCGTCCGTGGCGTCCAGGATGCGTGCCTCGACCGGCTCGCCGCGCGTCTGCGCGTGGCGCTGCAACGCGTCGAGCACCGCCACATGGACCGGCTCGCCCGCCGGGACGAGGAGGTCCTCGCCGTCGATGAGGGCGCTGCCGTCGGGACGGATCAGTACCTCGAAGGTGCCGCGCACGGCGGCGGTGTCCGGCGCGGACTCGCGCCGCCGGTTGCGCTTGCTGAACACGTGGGTCTCCTCGCTGAGCCGGTCACTCGGCTGGTGGGGATGCCGAGAAGCTGGGGTAGGCCGAGTCGGTCGGGTAGGGCTCGCCGTCCGGTGGCTTGATCGCGCCGCCGTACAGGGCGAACTGGCTCCTGATGCCGGCGATGTACCCCTGCGACCGTGCGGTCTTCGGCACGCCCTTGGCCGCCTTGACCGCGTCGAGGCCGACGTCGTACGCGGTCAGGGTCAGGTCGAGGGAGCCGCCCACCACGGAGCCGTCGGCGAGGAGCTTGTTCACCTCGCCCTCCAGCGAGCACAGGTACCTGCCCTGCGCCCTGATCGAGTCCTCGGCGTCGAGGGCGGACGTCTTGCCGTTGTCGTCGTCGTCCTTGCCGAACTCCTCGAACTTGTCCTTCGGCATCTGGGAGATGCCCTCCCGGCCGTCGGGACCGACCAGGCCCTTGTCCCACCGGGACTCCGCCTGGATCTGCGACGCGATGACGACGGGCCCGATCTGCGTGCACTCCCGGCCGGCCGCCT
The sequence above is a segment of the Streptomyces griseoviridis genome. Coding sequences within it:
- a CDS encoding transglycosylase SLT domain-containing protein; its protein translation is MNATTVAIAAGGTGLLGCMGLVLTVIVILGVIVQCAIGVLLWPLVLICHIFGCGGGGGGGGGASYDQQQVQSAYQSDGKGALADGSVPADLLEAIKAAGRECTQIGPVVIASQIQAESRWDKGLVGPDGREGISQMPKDKFEEFGKDDDDNGKTSALDAEDSIRAQGRYLCSLEGEVNKLLADGSVVGGSLDLTLTAYDVGLDAVKAAKGVPKTARSQGYIAGIRSQFALYGGAIKPPDGEPYPTDSAYPSFSASPPAE